Below is a window of Sebastes umbrosus isolate fSebUmb1 chromosome 13, fSebUmb1.pri, whole genome shotgun sequence DNA.
aagaaactgttaagaatgaatatagtgcagggtaacaactgagatacaggactaataaaaatgtgaatatagtgcagaagaaactgttaaaaatgaatatagtgcagggtgacaactgagatacaggactattacaaacgtgaatatagtgcagaaagtgatatagtgctggataGGAGATACGGAATATAATGCGGGAtaagaactgaggtagagaagttttttttttaaatcgactaaagtgcagaataaagctgtacattattTGTAGAATACAGTAAAACCAGTATATAAGGGTGCAGAGCAGAGCTGTTTGTAGTGTGCAGAATTAAAAAGTAGCTCAGTCTATTAAAGTGTGCTGCATTAACTTCGTCCCCctcctccctagagaggtgttgtacagtttgatcgctcgggggacaaaggatttcctgagtcaGTCTGTGTAATTCTGAGTCTGTcagtgtaattcgaacactggaatttaccatgtatataatgtttttatgtgaaatatatcgaacattgaatgacttcagatctaaaatgttattccttcatttagtgcagAGATCTGAAAAGTGGCAGATCAAAAAAAGGTACAAAGGTAAAAAAAggtcatttcagaccctggtcagAAACAAAGGAAGCCTTCAGCGGCACCATCTTCTTTCTATCAATACTAACAAACAAAAGGGTGactttaataactttagtgAACACTAAGATATAATAAATGGAAGTCACACTAATAAACTGCAGTACTGACAGTCAGTAGGGTGGCGGTGTCAACTCATTCACTCACACCTACCGATAGCCCACTGAAAGTACATCCACATCTACACTACTTAGTAATGTTACATCAGCATTATAGCTTGCCTGTTTATAAATGTCAGCCTGCCTTTTTCCATGGTTTGTCCCAGCTGTTTTGTTGCTACTTCCTGTCTAATCCGCAGAAGGATTTTAGATCAATGTATTCCATAAATCTGTTACTTTCTTACTTTCCAGCATGAGTAATGTTGGCAAACAAAAATTGCAGTACTACTGTTTTTATCACAGAAAAAAGATTTTGAacgaatatatactgtatatatatataacaataacgatctaaaatgtaaaaatggtGTCTTTGGTACCAAATGCGTCACATGTATTTTGGACGGATGATGGATCAGGCCTGTTTTTCAACAATCAAGTAGACTTTGTCCAACCTTTACTGGAAAGTCCTCCTCcctttcaaagaaaaaaaaagtgtggggAAAAGTTGACTCTGGAAGTCAAGACTGCTTATTCAGTCCACTTTTCCACCGTCCCTGGATGGGGGAAATAAAGAGGCCAGTGTTTCATTTACTCCTGAACATTTAATGTGACTGTGCCGCTGCCTATTTCACCACATCGCAGCGTGGCGCAGGAACTTTTACAAGCAGCCGTACGCCATCCGCAGTAGCCTGGGGCCTGGAAGGACCTCTCCCCAGTAAAATTGGAGAGCAAAAAATAAGTGGCtcaattatgtgtgtgtgtgtgtgtgtgtgtgtgtgtgtgtgtgtgtgtgtgagagagagagagagagagagatagagagagagagagagagagagggctggaCTGGAAATAAAGAGCTGAATTCAGTTGGTTGTTGGTCTTAAGCTGGCCTCCACATGttgtaaaaatacagtttaGAAGCAGGTTACTATagggcacagagagagagagagagtttcttTGTGTGTCATGTGCTTTTAGTGAAGTACTGGAGTGAGTCATAGTGGGGTGAATAAATCTGGGATACTGCTGAGCTCTGGTCTTTGATGAGAGTTAATGTCAACATCTAAATTCTCAGTCCTCTGTCTGTACACCATTCATTACTTGTACATGTGCATGCTAACTTTACTCTTTCTATCCGCTTACAGCTTCGCCCATGTCTCCACAATCCGGTCTCTCCACTTGGTGAAGATGTAGTCTCTTCTGATCTCCATGGAGATGTCTCCAAACACTGTCTCCTCTGTCTCGTTGCCATGGTCACTGTGGTTGCTGTTCTTCCTGACCCCCATCCCTCGGACGACGAGCTCTGCCCCCGACTCTGAAACTCCCCTGCCGGTCAACACCACGCTGTTGTTCGACAGCGGCTCCCCGCCGGGCCACAACCTGCGGAACTGCAGCTGCTCCGTGCCCGTCCGGGACTGTGACGAGGCTCTGGCCAACTCGCTGTGCAGATGCCATACTGTTTTGCGCTCCGCTCTGCCCCCCGCTGGGCTCAGAGAACCCAAACGACTCGCCGTGTGGGTGAAGGAGCTTTGggttctggaggagctgctgaacGGAAGCACGGTTTGCCATTTGCGGTTGTCTTTTTGTGGAATAAAACCGATGGACAGTCAGTACCTGGCTCTGCTAGGCCTACGGACCCTACGGATCCACAGCGCAGCACCAGAGGCTCCCTACCCCGACCAGGAAATTACTATCTCCCTTGCAGGAGGGGTTGCAGCGGAGCTAGACGCCTTGTCCTTTgacttctcctctttcttccaCATGACCTTTCTGGATGTAGCAGTTCTCAACGGGCTCTCGGCCCTAAAGGCGTACAGTGTGGTGGGACCACCTGCTCACAGCCTCTCCCAGCAGTTCCCCCACCTCGCCTTGCCCCTCGCTCTGCCATCTTCTGCTACTCCTGATGACCCTACGGACCCCAGCGAGCAGGCTGCAGAGACTCTGCAGAACCTGCTTATTACGTTTGTCTACTAACAACAATAAGTTCACAGTCATGGTCTGGTTTGCAGTATACAAGTGACAAATGATGCACAGGAATTACATGGGTTGTCTCCAATTCCTGTGCATCATTTGTCACTTgctggatgtttttttgttctccTTTTGCATAGAAAAAGTTGCACATGTAGAATATAATAACTTTTGGTATGACTGGCTGCTGTACGGTCAGTCTGGCCCAAAGGTGGCTTTGACGTTGTTCTCACCCTGATGCATTGCATTGACTTCAGAACTGTGCGTACGTGGGTACTACACTCCTTCTGATGCTGCTTTTCCATCTCTGAAAGGAATTTTCTGAGAAATGTTCTGCCCGGACAAGCACAAGCTTTTGGGAATGTTTACACCAGCTACAATTTCAAGTCTTACTACAGCATATTTTTGGTATCATCCCATAACATAAGTAGTGTTGATTTTGCTAACAGGAAGCTGTAACGACCCTGATTCTCACGTCACAAATGATCTGCTCTGGTCAGAGGCGACGCTTTACTTGTGCTCATTTTCTGGAACTGTGGCCCATATCAACACCACGGGGACAcggtgtgtttacatgcataaCTATTATCTCATAGCCTTGTTATGGCTATATACAGGTGATCGTTTTACATTCTGTACAGATTCTGATTACAAATGTTAGCACCACTTAAaactgaagtaggtgagattggagcataTATGAttaacaaaagttatttttataaaacggtcgctatatcgtgacagtagtacatgaaacaggtaacctgaaaaaaatcatgtgtctctgtgtcctccggtgctcctaacggcatctgcaagatctcACAGACCgggggaaaacaagcagtaagagctgatctgaggtccgcttaccatgagagccggctgtcaatcactcgcgaactccgatcaaacggtcaaactacgcagcgctgatcaaatatgaatcaatattctgttacgttaatgcctatttctcgcccaaaatgttttcagaatcatcttgtagtgcacggtttagctgtaaactgTAAgctgtgacgccgccgccattgtgaaatctggtgaaagaacgccaagttccggtcacatgactggagcacagccaataggaactctctctctctctgaaatgacctgtgattggtcaaagtctcccgttacgggctagattttctaaagcctgaaaacagagccatgaggaggagcagaagtctagttttctctcagaactcttgaattacaatatgctgaaaggttattatggaatttttttcccaatgatgccaaaaatatactgactactgccactttaagtcacCCAATAATTGAATtcaataaaacacacttcataaAGGGGTTGAAAGTAGTAACCGATGGCATAAATGGTTAACAAACCGTTAATTAATGCTTTATAGATCACAGGGCTGTGAAACGACTTGAAACAGTCTATTGTGcttgtatactgtacattttgaatTCATTACAGTTTGATTATTTAATATCTTCCCATGTTCCAACAGAGGTTCAaatttttgtattatatataatgaCTTTCACGTGATCTATAAAGTAttagtaaattatttattaaccattaataaagTAATTCATTACTAAGTGCAAACCCTTTAAAAGGGTGCCTTAGTAGAAGGTGGTACCCATATATCTTTATAGGGATGAATGACTCAATGGAAAAGGAGCTTATGCACAGTAAAAGTAAGCTGTTAACTTGGCTCAGTAttcaagctaatgttagcacaTTCCAGCTATCGCATCAAACTTTCTAATAGTCTGGATGAGAGCTAAAACCTTTTACACATAACTCTTATATGGAGTATAGCGACTCCCAAAATCACTGGTCTGCAGACTAATATCAAAACACAagttacatatacagtatacatcaGAGGTTATGGAGATCGCATTTCTGTGTCCACATCTGCCCTTCAGAATGGTGTTTCTGCATAATGTCGTTCCATCTGCCACCTTTCACATTTGATCCAGAAGGTCTCCAGACACACTCCGGTCTGATACGCCACCTGCTAGCTACAATATCCCGAGACAAACCGCACGCCTGTTCCCAGAGAGGGATGAGATGTTCCAGATTTTCTGCCAAGTGGGTGTTAGCTCTTTATCATCCAGGTGTTGTCAGATATATCAGGGACGCAGGATAGCATGGACAGTAGGGAGGAAGACTTTGACTAGACTTTGGCCACGCCAAACAGCTGCAGTTGTTTCTTgagttttacataaaaaatgcaGATGCTTCCATACAGGACACAAGGACTCACTGAATGGACCAATGCATagaccaccaccatcatcaaaacaccacatgagaaaatatattttggaAGAATGGTGTTCATCCCTCCAGTGGAGTTCTAAAGATCTGGAGAATCTATGTTGAGGAGCATTGAAGCTAGATGTGGATGATGACAATCCTGTCCCCAGTTTAAGACCAGGACAAAGTCTGCTTACTCAATAGGGACCACCAGACAGATCCCAGTGGGACTCAGAGTCTTACAAAGTAACATGGAGTCAATAGGGGGCCCCCAGCCCTTTTTGCTTCCCCCTAGTTGGTTAACTTGGCCCTGGGTTAATGGGTGAAAAGATGTCTACCCACTTAGGTTAAAggccccatattgtaaaaagtcagatttttcatgtcttttatattataaagcaggtttaagtgttatataaatactgttaaactatcaaaatgctcaatatatggagaaatacacacagcccgtattcagaaattgtgcgtttgaaacaagccgttaggatttctgtccatttgtgatgtcacaaatatacaatatttagaccattacacggttttaaatataaacattctaaatgtgtcccagtttatttcctgttgcagtgtatgtaaataacaccagctgacaggaagtaaacatggacctaaactgttgcctagcaacgtaattccgtTGAATTGCACAAAAACGGGAGTGTTTCAgaattcaggcagacagtatgaggaaaatatttttttatttttttttaacattacagcatgtaaacatgttctagtagaaacataaaatacaagtatgaacctgaaaatgagcacgatatgggacctttaaaaccaggCCACAATTGGTGAAATCTAAAGGGCTTTTTAGATGTCTGGGTTACGTCATCTAACAGCATTTCTATGGGTGGATTTCAACATGCAGCTGTTTACCTACGGTCTGCCGTCTCAATGATGGAGGTGCTGTGAGGAAATGAGAAAGCAAAGACACAAATGTCTGcttcggggatcaataaagcatCATAATAGAATGTACTGTGACAGCTGACTGCAGTGAACACTGGCTGGAACTAATCCAAACAGTCCAGTATGGAGGTCAGAGTCTGCACCAGAGCTGGATGATACCATTGTGTCTGGGAgggagtgtttgtgtttgtgtgaggatatttaaaaaagtaaattataTCAAAAGTTGTCCCGATAAGGACAGCTGCCCGCGGCAAAAACACCGAAGAAtgtataagaaaacaaaaactggaAGACAAGGACCGTGTCAGTCTGCTGTGGTACGAGCTGACGGAGAGGCGCAGTAGGCTCTCTGTTATGAAGGCTGCAAATCTGCTGCTGCGTTTTTCCAGCTGGTCTTATTGAGTGCAGATGGCCCTAATAAAAGAAGTTGTTTTGAAACAGGTTAAAATGGACGCCCAATGAACAAGAGTCCCAGGGTTAGGATCCTCTCTCGCCAGCCAACACATCTCACTCTGTTTGGATCAGAACAATGACTTTGACTGAGTCGGATGCAGCTATTTACCCGTTTAAAGCCAAGTTGGCAGGGCTCTGTGAGGGAAGAGGGGGGGAAGTGAAAGAGAAATTTGTTCAGAATCATGTTGACCTGACTGCTGTTTGTCAGAAGTCAATCTGAATTACCCTGAAGGGTCTGGGGTTTATGTTGTTTCTGGATAGTTTTTGCAGGACTAGCTAGAGGACTGTTTGAACTGTCTCTCTTGGTTTCATGCCGTCTTTCTCTTTCTGGTTCCAGCTCATATCCTGTGAGAGACTTTGTTAAAGCTGCTCTCACAAACACGATCCAGGGCCAACACTTCTGTTCCTGCAGATCATTCAATGACTGTTCTGGGTCTGTTTGTCTATgcgcgtgtctgtgtgtgtgtgtgtgtgtgtgtgtgtgtgtgtgtgtgtgtgtgtgtgcgtgtgtgtgcgtgcgtgtgtgcgtgtgtgtgtgtgtgtgtgtgtgtgtgtgcatgcatgggtgtgtctttgtgtttgtgcatgtgcttCAATATATCTCACTTTTGCCAACATCACAGTGAATTTGTCACTCATGATCATAGTTCCTTTAGATCAGATGATAGTAAGTTCtccccgaggcaaatttgtgatttgtgattttgggctatatgAACAAAAACTGACTCGACTGTACTTGACTAGTACCGGTATCCATCACCGCTGCACAATAGTAGATGCAATCTGTTGCATTACGAGTGTTGAAACAAAGTTGCTAAGAAAACTTGTGCTGTATTACTTTAGAACTCCATAGTTGTCCAGTATTTTAGCTATCTACAACGCCGTTTTGAATTCATCCAGAGTTTTAAATCTGTTTCATAAAtccaaaaaggaagaaagaagttcctattttttttttaaagaggaagagagcagaGTTCATACTTGCAGAACTTCTGCTGCTCAGTTACTccccacacaaaacacactggCTGAGGGACTTTGCACCATGTTTAGGACCTCATTCATATGCTATCAAGATGTGGTAATAATGAATCAGATAAATGGAACTTTAGATCATAGAAAAGCATATTTTGCATATTTGACATAACCCATAAGTCTCTGAAGGATCATTGTGACGTGTCTGTGCTCCGCTTAGTTTCTGTGATCAGCGGATTCTCTCACTCGTGTTTTTAATAAAGGAAACATGTTCCTTTAGTTTACTATCCATATTCTGAAAGTGCATCACTTGATATTAAAATTAGATTTCTATCAAATTTGAAactgcaataactgattttttaAGTCATAAGTCATGGCAAATGTAAGTCcttattcactctccttttagctctggtctctaccaactcctgagggaaatatctgtctctttagctgctaaatgctccattatgttcaccagctagtctctcaccgtgtctgtctgctgtctgctggcaGGCAGGTAGTGTTCAGTGGtactggtctcctaaaaattaggTTCCCATTCAACAAAGCTACATTGTCAATGACGTCTCGAGTGAATGTATTTTCTCCTGAATTAGATTTGTTTTTGACAATAAGCTGCATTTAATCAATTTCCACGTTAAGTAGGGAGGCGgtttggggtggatgggtgaatCAAACATGGGACTTTCCTCAGGaggccactgtttgtgtcccttgtGAAACACAAGTGAAACATAAGTAAATGTAAGtggtacttattttaacccaagccATGGTCTTttctttactaaacctaaccaagtagttttgttgcctaaacctaaacgtAATTGACAATGTAGTTTCTAAACTGTTAAAGCAACACGAGCGGTTAAAACACTACAATGTTGATATGACACGTATCCGTGGTATGCAGAAATGTTCAATGCTACACTCTAAGAAAAGTCCTTAAAAATACGGGCCAATGTACCGTGTTAATATGAAGGAATTTTCTGTATCGATTTTTCTGTATCGAGTTTGtcctgtattttttaaatatgcattgtgggaacaagaACCTCCGCTAGCGCGGAAGTtggaagaggcagagaccaTCACACAAAATTTAGTTGAAATTTAGAATTTGGAGAAACCTTTCTCACActtctgtggtaaaaaaaatcaacaattaatgtcTAACCAAAATGATTTATGTTACGGACTCAACGTTAGCTCAGTATCGTTTTGttggaaagctgttttgttgtttagttcagctgttgtcGACCATTAACGTTACCAGATACGCCAGGAATATTTTGCTGTCTCATTTTGAGACTAACGCAAGTTTGGTATTGTAATTTATGATTTACTAAAgcttatattttatacttcagtGGACGTCAGGTAGAGTTATCCCCAGTTTTAGCCTCAGGCGGACTGATAGGTAATGTATAAATGCTAGCGTTagcgtctgttttccctccagaatgtaaaggtTGGGCCTGCTATTTGGCTTGGTTCAGAGGATATACTACATATTTACAGAATTTTCTGTTTTAGGATTAACAGAAGTGTCCGTGAATGGTGCATCCTGGAGGACATcctgtaaatcaacagaaatttcCATTTTAGGGTTGAAGAAAATGTCCTGGTAATTTTCCGCCAGGACATTGTCTGCTTTTCTACGGATTTTTTTCTTAGAGTGTAACATTTTATTCTGGTGACTGGGTTGAGCTTTTTTTAGTGAAAACAGCCTCCAGcttttgccaaaaactacactatgagagtgaatcaaaacagtaacAAGGGAAAGTCACCAACGTGCAGTTAATGGCACTTTGTTTGAGTCCAGCTGTGGTGATTTAAACGTGATCTTGAACTTTTCCCCCGTTGACAACATCATAAAGACCTTACTGTGTTAGTCAATCTTTCTTTAGTTTGAtgtaatctttgtttttccctgCATCCATCCTGGCACTGAATGCATTTTCTCACTGTGTCTTCAACACATGGGTATGGAAACAGGATGGTGACTAAAGCGCCTGGGCTTgggaagttttttttaaaaaaacacccgTACCCCTTTTCAAGAAACAGGACTTAACTGTGGCTCTTTCTTtgttgaatggaaacacatttCATTATGCAACTGGCTGAATTGAATTCCTGTGTAACTGCTGCGGGTGCCATctggtttagaaaaaaacagcCAGTGCATGCCAAGTTCATTTGCTCTGTAAATAATAGAAGAGTTGGTACTGAAAAGCCTTCTGCACACCTTTCGGTTGCCTTTAAGCCAACATTCACACTCAGTATTCAGCACAGGAAAAGACTGGGAGCTCACCAACCCATAACATTGGTGCTCTTATACCGAGCATTTTGTGCAGCCAGAAATCCGCCTTTAGTCTCTCCCATCTGGTGAACGTGGTGATCACACACCTCCACAAGCCACCCTTTTAATGGTTTTCAGACAGGATGTTCAGAATAGGCCGCGGTACTTTGTGCTAATGCTCCCGTCAGCGCAACATCACACAGCCTTAAAACGTCTGGAACATTCCACCACAAAATGGGTGAGAATGAGATCACTGGGTTTTTTGGGTTTGACATCACTCTCTTGTGTTAGAGCCTCgacttccttttctttccttttcttctctctcgATCTTCATTACAGCACCTTAAGTACTTGCATCAAGGAATGTAATTGTTCAAATGTAAATCACAGATGTGTTGTGATGATGTAACCCACGGCTATGTGCCTTTAGATGATTTGTACAAGTCGCAGCAGATCTGCATTTATTCGGCCTTTGACATGTCCGGCGGCTCAT
It encodes the following:
- the LOC119500897 gene encoding uncharacterized protein C21orf62-like, whose translation is MEMSPNTVSSVSLPWSLWLLFFLTPIPRTTSSAPDSETPLPVNTTLLFDSGSPPGHNLRNCSCSVPVRDCDEALANSLCRCHTVLRSALPPAGLREPKRLAVWVKELWVLEELLNGSTVCHLRLSFCGIKPMDSQYLALLGLRTLRIHSAAPEAPYPDQEITISLAGGVAAELDALSFDFSSFFHMTFLDVAVLNGLSALKAYSVVGPPAHSLSQQFPHLALPLALPSSATPDDPTDPSEQAAETLQNLLITFVY